A genome region from Streptomyces sp. NBC_01296 includes the following:
- a CDS encoding LCP family protein has product MDAQSRGRADEIDPADQWVLNPRTGNYELRLDRSAAQQPSVAAPRRPSSARNGAPGAPAAPKAPSPAVPGPRRGDGPPGRRGGRPRKGGGGGGRRKKALVVTGGTLAFLLVGGSVGAYLYYDHLNNNLKVTDVGDAGTGGFKKDQPINILVIGTDKRSGAGNEGYGDADSVGHADTTILFHVAKDRSNATALSIPRDLITNIPACPTKQPDGTTKTIPGEKGTRFNISLGQEGRDPGCTMRTVKDITGVTIDHFMMVDFNAVKVLSTAVGGVPVCLAKAVDDEDSKLKLDAGEHRLQGEQALAFVRTRHSFGNHGDLDRIKTQQQFLGSMMREMKSKETLTSPKKFFSLAEAATKSLNVDSGIGSIDKLTNLAGELKDMDLKNITFTTLPVLDNPAEPEGKKATVVIEHGSADPLLKMIQGDVSLTEVEKKEQAAKDAADAEAKSKADALLQGNRAPAGDVRVDVYNGGGPSGSASTTLAWLQNSKGVNKASNRGNAPAKVDTTQLEYAPNQADQARALADMMGLPATALKMGSADAAPKTPMKLTLGADFKGAGVSLNAPQKAPEDIQRVEADKAICAK; this is encoded by the coding sequence GTGGATGCGCAAAGCCGTGGGCGGGCGGACGAAATCGACCCCGCAGACCAGTGGGTGCTCAACCCCCGCACTGGCAACTACGAACTGCGACTGGACCGTTCCGCTGCGCAGCAGCCCTCGGTCGCCGCACCCCGCAGACCGTCGTCGGCCCGCAACGGCGCGCCCGGAGCCCCGGCAGCCCCCAAGGCCCCGTCACCGGCGGTCCCCGGGCCGCGGCGCGGCGACGGCCCGCCCGGGCGGCGCGGCGGGCGGCCGCGCAAGGGCGGCGGAGGCGGCGGCCGGCGCAAGAAGGCCCTGGTCGTCACCGGCGGCACCCTGGCCTTCCTGCTGGTCGGCGGTTCGGTGGGCGCGTACCTCTACTACGACCACCTGAACAACAACCTCAAGGTCACCGACGTCGGCGATGCGGGCACGGGCGGGTTCAAGAAGGACCAGCCCATCAACATCCTGGTCATCGGCACCGACAAGCGCAGCGGCGCGGGCAACGAGGGCTACGGGGACGCGGACAGCGTCGGCCACGCCGACACCACGATCCTGTTCCACGTCGCCAAGGACCGCAGCAACGCCACCGCGCTGTCCATCCCGCGCGACCTGATCACGAACATCCCCGCGTGCCCGACGAAGCAGCCGGACGGTACGACGAAGACCATCCCCGGCGAGAAGGGGACCCGGTTCAACATCAGCCTCGGCCAGGAGGGCCGCGACCCGGGCTGCACGATGCGTACGGTGAAGGACATCACCGGGGTCACCATCGACCACTTCATGATGGTCGACTTCAACGCGGTGAAGGTGCTGAGCACGGCGGTCGGCGGTGTTCCGGTCTGCCTGGCGAAGGCCGTGGACGACGAGGACTCCAAGCTGAAGCTGGACGCCGGCGAGCACCGGCTGCAGGGCGAGCAGGCCCTGGCCTTCGTACGGACCCGGCACTCGTTCGGCAACCACGGCGACCTCGACCGGATCAAGACCCAGCAGCAGTTCCTGGGATCGATGATGCGCGAGATGAAGTCGAAGGAGACGCTGACCAGTCCGAAGAAGTTCTTCTCCCTCGCGGAGGCGGCCACCAAGTCGCTGAACGTGGACTCGGGCATAGGGTCCATCGACAAACTCACCAACCTCGCCGGTGAGTTGAAGGACATGGACCTGAAGAACATCACCTTCACCACGCTCCCGGTGCTCGACAACCCGGCCGAGCCCGAGGGCAAGAAGGCGACCGTCGTCATCGAGCACGGGTCGGCCGATCCGCTGCTGAAGATGATCCAGGGCGACGTCTCGCTGACGGAGGTCGAGAAGAAGGAGCAGGCGGCGAAGGACGCGGCCGACGCGGAGGCCAAGAGCAAGGCGGACGCCCTGCTCCAGGGCAACCGCGCCCCGGCCGGCGACGTACGGGTGGACGTCTACAACGGCGGAGGCCCCAGCGGCTCCGCGTCCACCACGCTGGCCTGGCTGCAGAACAGCAAGGGCGTGAACAAGGCCAGCAACCGAGGCAACGCGCCCGCCAAGGTCGACACGACCCAGCTGGAGTACGCGCCCAACCAGGCCGACCAGGCCCGGGCGCTGGCCGACATGATGGGGCTGCCGGCCACGGCGCTGAAGATGGGTTCGGCCGACGCCGCGCCCAAGACCCCGATGAAGTTGACGCTCGGCGCCGACTTCAAGGGGGCGGGGGTCTCGCTGAACGCGCCGCAGAAGGCGCCGGAGGACATCCAGCGGGTCGAGGCCGACAAGGCGATCTGCGCCAAGTAA
- a CDS encoding TIGR03089 family protein, translating into MNATDRTPADLLRSALAADPGRPLVTFYDDATGERVELSVATFANWVAKTANLLQGDLGAEPGDRLALVLPAHWQSAVWLLACASVGVVAEVGGDPADADLVVSGPDTLEEAAACSGERVALALRPLGGRFLQPPAGFADYAVEVPGQGDRFAPFVPVDANGPGLVVGGEELSYARIVERAREDAAKLGLGAGSRLLSGLGYDGWDGLSAGLFAALAAGGSVVLCRNLDRLSADGLAQRIESERVTHTAA; encoded by the coding sequence GTGAACGCCACTGACCGCACCCCTGCCGACCTGCTGCGATCCGCGCTCGCCGCCGATCCGGGCCGCCCTCTCGTCACCTTCTACGACGACGCCACGGGCGAGCGCGTCGAATTGTCCGTCGCCACCTTCGCCAATTGGGTGGCCAAGACCGCCAATCTGCTCCAGGGCGACCTGGGCGCCGAGCCCGGTGACCGGCTCGCGCTGGTGCTCCCCGCGCACTGGCAGAGCGCCGTGTGGCTGCTCGCCTGTGCCTCGGTGGGGGTCGTCGCCGAGGTGGGCGGGGATCCGGCCGACGCCGATCTGGTGGTGAGCGGCCCCGACACCCTGGAGGAGGCCGCGGCCTGCTCCGGCGAGCGGGTCGCGCTCGCGCTGCGGCCGCTGGGCGGGCGGTTCCTGCAGCCGCCCGCCGGGTTCGCGGACTACGCGGTGGAGGTGCCGGGGCAGGGCGACCGGTTCGCCCCGTTCGTCCCCGTGGACGCGAACGGCCCGGGGCTGGTGGTCGGCGGCGAGGAGCTGTCGTACGCACGGATCGTCGAGCGCGCCCGCGAGGACGCGGCGAAGCTCGGCCTCGGCGCGGGTTCGCGGCTGCTGTCCGGGCTCGGCTACGACGGCTGGGACGGGCTGTCGGCAGGGCTTTTCGCCGCGCTGGCTGCGGGCGGGTCCGTGGTGCTGTGCCGGAACCTGGACCGGCTGTCGGCGGACGGCCTGGCGCAGCGGATCGAGAGCGAGCGCGTCACCCACACCGCCGCCTGA
- a CDS encoding LCP family protein, giving the protein MTDSAGIPGGTRAGGGSSKPPRGRRRRLLRWIGLGLALLVLAGAAVGWWLYLKLDGNITEDTSAAAELERYERERPTHLVGGAQNILLIGSDSRSGKENARYGQDGGTERSDTAILLHLPADRRSATAVSIPRDLMTRIPACLTEGGSRTGERLAQFNWAFQWGGAACTIRTVEKLTGIRIDHHMVVDFGGFKKMVDAVGGVEICLKQPMNDPEAKLKLPAGLQTLHGEQALGFVRARYSLGDGSDTERMERQQQFLGSLVKKVQSNGVLLNPGRLYPLLDAATSSLTTDPGLASLRDLYELVRGIRDIPAEQVKFLTVPRRPYAADRNRDELVQPAAAQLFERLRTDRPLTVTPPTAETEQSRKTARAAESEAAAPPSGTGSTPTPVPTFTGTTAGTADCR; this is encoded by the coding sequence GTGACGGACAGCGCAGGCATACCGGGCGGCACCCGGGCCGGCGGAGGCTCATCGAAGCCTCCGCGCGGCCGCCGGCGCCGCCTGCTGCGCTGGATCGGGCTCGGGCTGGCCCTGCTGGTCCTGGCCGGGGCGGCCGTCGGCTGGTGGCTCTACCTCAAGCTCGACGGGAACATCACCGAGGACACGTCCGCGGCGGCCGAGCTCGAGCGCTACGAGCGGGAGCGCCCCACGCACCTCGTGGGCGGCGCGCAGAACATCCTGCTGATCGGCTCGGACTCGCGCTCCGGCAAGGAGAACGCCCGGTACGGGCAGGACGGGGGCACCGAGCGCTCGGACACCGCGATCCTGCTGCACCTGCCCGCGGACCGCAGGAGCGCGACGGCGGTCTCGATACCCCGGGACCTGATGACGCGGATCCCGGCCTGCCTGACGGAGGGCGGGAGCCGGACCGGCGAGCGGCTCGCGCAGTTCAACTGGGCGTTCCAGTGGGGCGGGGCCGCCTGCACGATCCGTACGGTGGAGAAGCTCACCGGAATCCGCATCGACCACCACATGGTGGTGGATTTCGGCGGGTTCAAGAAGATGGTCGACGCGGTCGGCGGGGTGGAGATCTGCCTCAAGCAGCCGATGAACGACCCCGAGGCGAAGCTGAAGCTCCCGGCCGGACTGCAGACCCTGCACGGGGAGCAGGCCCTGGGCTTCGTGCGCGCCCGCTACAGCCTGGGCGACGGCAGCGACACCGAACGGATGGAGCGCCAGCAGCAGTTCCTCGGCTCGCTGGTCAAGAAGGTGCAGAGCAACGGGGTCCTGCTGAACCCGGGCCGGCTCTACCCCCTGCTGGACGCGGCGACCTCCTCGTTGACCACGGACCCGGGGCTGGCCTCGCTGCGCGATCTGTACGAACTGGTTCGGGGCATCCGGGACATACCGGCCGAGCAGGTCAAGTTCCTGACGGTGCCCCGCCGCCCGTACGCCGCCGACCGGAACCGGGACGAGCTGGTGCAGCCGGCCGCGGCCCAACTCTTCGAGCGGCTGCGGACGGACAGGCCGCTGACGGTGACCCCGCCGACGGCCGAAACCGAACAGTCCCGTAAGACCGCCCGCGCCGCCGAGTCCGAGGCCGCCGCACCCCCGTCGGGAACCGGTTCCACCCCGACCCCCGTCCCCACCTTCACGGGAACCACGGCGGGCACGGCCGATTGCCGGTAA